atgtggatccacgaAGCATAGGATGACAAACAGATCGAAATATTGATAACCTTTCTCTCAGTTAGATTGATCAGAAACAGAAATAACAAGCAGAAAGAGATAGGATTAGCAAAAAAACAGGCCAGATCAGCATTTGAAATGGCAACCTAACGAGGGAACAGTATGCTTGCATTATTCCATCTGCCCATTTAACTGTTACACCGCAGTTTAGTCTAGCAAATTTCGAACTACATCACAATTGAACTGGAAAAGCAAATCCTATGATGGTACCATAGGAAAAACTGCTCATTTCTCAAGCGCTATAGGATTATACATAGCCAATAAGTTTAGGCCTAGTCAAAAATAGGCAAAAACATGCCCTAGTAGACAAGCATAGGCTGATTGTCTAAGCATCCAGCTCAATGATCTTCACAACAGATGAATCACCAACTTTCTGGCAAACAACGACACGGTCATGGGACTTGATCACACCCGAGGCTTTGCCATGGTCAAGAGCAACCTTCAACACAGACTCATTTGTAGCGCTGGTAGATTCAGCCTGAAAGACACAATGAAGATTGATTAATACCAAGTCACCAGACAGTCATTTGTTAGTTCAGTCAGGTATCAATCAGTTTGCCCCACCCAACTTGAAATAGACGAAAAAAATTTAAGTTCAGCTAAGTACAATTGAGGGCTTCATTATTTTACACTGGCCTTGTCTTATAAGCTATTATTCTATAGGCTCAATAAACCAGCCGAGAGTTTTGAAAATGTTTTGATTAACCATACTTATCATACCATGCAAACTGTTTGAAACTGAACTAGTGAACTGCATTCTAGTGTTCTTGCCTTGGGACTTGGTGCGAAGCCCAatggaagcaagaacactagaaCATGATATTGTTATGTTAATAAAGGTCGATATATATGTACGAACCCTAGCTTCATACTACTTGCTGAAAATCGTCAAACTGTCAACCATAGAACAGTTGAAACGAAGCTACATTTTGAAGAATACAATGATGCTAATCCCATATATGAGCTACACCCAGGAAATCAGAAGTATGTATTGCAATTATAGTATATACTTAAATCCCTCTAACAAAGGAGATGTTTATCTTACTGGATGCCTTGGATCAGCAAGCATAGGGAAGAGGCCTCTAACTATGAGTGATTGTCTTGCCTGCAAGAAATCAAACAACAAATGAGTCATAGTACCAAATATCAGCACAATCCACTAACAAACAGAAAAAGAAGTTGAATGGTTACATGTTTAATGTCAATAAGCTAAACTTTGCACAggcaataattcacaaataaaatGATCAGCGTGCTAATAACAATATGAGAGCCCCACATTGCATAAATATTGAACATTGATGTGAAGATCACAAACACAAAAGGGAAAGGTTGTTCACGCACCTCAAAAGCACCTGTGAAACTCCACCTCAGTTGGTTTGTCTTCAGACGAGGAATGACAACAGAAAGAACAGGCATGCTGGGCCTGTACTTGGCAATGAGCCTGCAAATCATTTAGATATACATGAGACTAATTTTCACTAAACTTAAACTACAGCCCTGTACAAGCAATATtcatttgtatatatatatatatataccttgcaGCCCGTCCAGAAGAGGTGAAGCAAATGATGACTGATGCCTTAACTTTGATAGCAGCTCGCACCTAGAAAAGTAGTTATGGTATTTTAGACCCCCAAAAAATAAATCAGTGTCATGACAATTCGTGATTGTGATATGACATTGATAGACAGAAAAATGTTTCTCATGCAAACATTAGACAAAGGTTGAAATATGAGAAGCGTATAGATCTTACTGCTGAGGAAGCAATAGACTCCAAGTGGGTCATAGGTTCTCCCACATATTTCACAGTCCGCTTGTAGTATAAATCTTGGTTGAATACCTTCTCAGCCTGTAAAACAATTGACAAACATTGTAGACTAAATTGATCAATGATAAGCCAGATACAAAGCAAAAAAAAGTACACAGAAGTAAAGATAATTGTTGAAATGCAAATCCTTCATCAAGAAAACATACAGCTCAATAGAAATTTTACCTCAGCACAAATTCTGCCCACTGTTGAAATAGTCTCAACTGGATATAAACCACGGAGAGTCTCAGCACCAAGGAGAATGGCGTCACTCCCTGAAGTGAAAGCAATTGTGCATCATGATTGGACTGTCCTTTCTAAGTGCACCATGGACCAGTATGTCAGGCTACAAAGGCCAGAGTCCACCAAAGATTTTTGGAAATCCACTAAAAATTGTCAAGAACTTACCGTCGAGAACTGCATTTGCCACATCAGTTGCCTCCGCACGAGTAGGCCTGAGGTTGTCAGTCATGCTGTCCACGACACGAGTAACAACAGCAGGCTTTCCAGCCATGTTGCACTTGTGAAGTGCGGACTTTTGAAACAAAAAGACCTACAATATGGAGAACCCAGAGAGGTAAGATCAAAGGCTAAACGAACTAGTATAAAAAAGACAATTGTCGCATCTTAAAACAAGAGAAAGGTATCATTTTATTATGAAATAAAATGTTTAAGGTTATGTCACTAAAAGTTGATGTATACTGTCTGTATTTCCTTTAACAGATTAGGTTTTGGGTACTAGCGTACGTCTAAATTGAGGTCTTCTGAACTGATGAAATGTTAGTTGAGAAAGCTGACCTTCTCAGGTGGAAGGTCAATTCCTAGGTTTCCTCTTGACAGAATGATACCATCAGCCTCTGCCAGTATTTCATCAAAATGGTTCAAGCCCTGCAAAGCAATAAGAAGTG
The sequence above is drawn from the Miscanthus floridulus cultivar M001 chromosome 15, ASM1932011v1, whole genome shotgun sequence genome and encodes:
- the LOC136506607 gene encoding pyruvate kinase 1, cytosolic; the encoded protein is MHSTNLLLEEPIRMASILEPSKTSFFPAMTKIVGTLGPKSRSVDTISSCLKAGMSVARFDFSWGDAAYHQETLENLKLAIKSTKKLCAVMLDTVGPELQVVNKSETPISLEENGTVVLTPHQGQEASSTLLPINFAGLAKAVTPGATIFVGQYLFTGSETTSVWLEVSEVKGDDVVCIIKNTATLAGSLFTLHCSQIHIDLPTLSDEDKDVIKKWGAPNKIDFLSLSYTRHAEDVRQAREYLSKLGDLSQTQIFAKIENVEGLNHFDEILAEADGIILSRGNLGIDLPPEKVFLFQKSALHKCNMAGKPAVVTRVVDSMTDNLRPTRAEATDVANAVLDGSDAILLGAETLRGLYPVETISTVGRICAEAEKVFNQDLYYKRTVKYVGEPMTHLESIASSAVRAAIKVKASVIICFTSSGRAARLIAKYRPSMPVLSVVIPRLKTNQLRWSFTGAFEARQSLIVRGLFPMLADPRHPAESTSATNESVLKVALDHGKASGVIKSHDRVVVCQKVGDSSVVKIIELDA